The Virgibacillus siamensis genome includes a region encoding these proteins:
- a CDS encoding helix-turn-helix domain-containing protein, which translates to MEIGPYIKLHRIQQEMTQAELADGIVSYAYLSKIENQKTEASPNVISLLCTRLGIQFTNETDETIKEKCQEWYAMLFDTNDKEKIKNAYEELNKLIYESQSENLIMFEIHKIRYFLVIDEVDEALKQINKITELSGTFDSLHQFYWYKFKGNYNSITGEFNQAMQMYRAAEEKLNQLDLSEENVADIQYVIAVTHSKLHNTLEAIEYAEKAIDTFRKSYNFIRCAQCHSVLGISYRRIRMYDKSIKNHNLAKHLGELSKNSQIIQSTNHNLGYLHSTKGERKQAIYYYNEVLNGREVDLNTKLLTVTSLIKEYYSISELDKTSEIIAKGFEIFETISEKEAYKIHFLALNAYDLVIRREYAQYEKLVINELIPFLQKQKDFANLAVYARMLGEHFEDLKKYKESVKYYKLANNTYDQLIKL; encoded by the coding sequence ATGGAAATTGGTCCATATATCAAACTGCATCGTATTCAGCAGGAAATGACCCAGGCGGAACTGGCTGATGGAATAGTTTCATATGCCTATTTGTCAAAAATTGAAAATCAGAAAACAGAAGCAAGTCCAAATGTAATCAGTCTTCTGTGCACCCGTCTTGGCATTCAGTTTACAAATGAAACAGACGAGACGATCAAAGAGAAATGCCAGGAATGGTATGCAATGCTATTTGATACAAACGATAAGGAAAAAATCAAAAACGCGTACGAAGAATTAAATAAACTTATTTATGAAAGTCAGTCGGAAAATCTAATAATGTTTGAGATTCATAAAATTAGATATTTTCTTGTTATAGATGAGGTTGATGAGGCGCTAAAACAGATAAATAAAATAACAGAGCTGTCAGGAACATTTGATAGCCTGCATCAGTTTTACTGGTATAAGTTTAAAGGGAATTATAATTCGATAACCGGTGAATTTAATCAGGCGATGCAAATGTACAGGGCAGCGGAAGAAAAACTGAATCAACTGGATTTATCTGAGGAAAATGTTGCAGATATACAATATGTTATTGCCGTCACACACAGTAAATTACATAACACACTTGAAGCAATTGAATATGCCGAAAAGGCAATTGACACTTTTAGAAAGAGCTATAATTTTATCCGTTGTGCACAATGTCACTCGGTTCTTGGTATTTCCTATCGGAGAATCAGGATGTATGATAAGTCAATAAAAAATCATAATTTGGCAAAGCATTTAGGTGAGTTAAGCAAAAACTCTCAAATAATTCAGTCGACGAATCATAATTTAGGATATCTTCATTCCACCAAAGGCGAAAGAAAGCAAGCAATTTATTATTATAATGAAGTTTTGAATGGTAGGGAAGTTGATTTGAATACTAAACTTCTTACTGTTACATCCTTAATTAAAGAATACTATTCTATCTCCGAGCTTGATAAAACTAGTGAAATAATAGCCAAAGGATTTGAGATATTTGAAACTATTTCAGAAAAAGAAGCTTATAAAATACATTTTTTAGCTTTAAATGCATATGATTTAGTAATAAGACGAGAATATGCACAATATGAAAAGCTGGTCATTAATGAATTAATTCCATTTTTACAGAAACAGAAAGATTTTGCGAATTTAGCTGTTTATGCAAGAATGCTTGGCGAACATTTTGAGGATTTAAAAAAATACAAGGAATCCGTCAAGTATTATAAACTGGCTAACAATACTTATGATCAATTAATTAAACTATAG
- the gatC gene encoding Asp-tRNA(Asn)/Glu-tRNA(Gln) amidotransferase subunit GatC: MSDISKDQVKHVAHLARLAITEEEADMFANQLDSIITYAEQLNELDTEDVEPTTHVLDLKNVLRKDEPKEWITQEDALQNAPDKQDGLFRVPSILE; the protein is encoded by the coding sequence ATGTCAGATATTTCAAAGGATCAGGTGAAACACGTCGCACATTTGGCCAGACTGGCGATTACGGAAGAAGAAGCAGATATGTTCGCTAATCAGCTGGATTCCATTATTACATATGCTGAACAGTTGAATGAACTGGATACAGAAGATGTGGAGCCAACTACGCACGTGCTGGACTTGAAAAATGTACTTCGTAAAGATGAACCGAAAGAATGGATCACACAAGAGGATGCATTACAAAATGCACCGGATAAACAGGATGGTCTGTTCCGTGTTCCATCAATATTGGAATAG
- the gatA gene encoding Asp-tRNA(Asn)/Glu-tRNA(Gln) amidotransferase subunit GatA, with protein MALFDHSIKQLEKMLKNKEIIAEDLVNASYDRINEVEDEVHAFLTLDEEKARMQAKKLDDAPDTASSLFGIPAGIKDNIMTKELRTTCGSQFLRNFDQPLYNATVVEKLNAEKAVTIGKLNMDEFAMGSSNENSSFEPTRNPWNTAYVPGGSSGGSAASVAAGEVLFSLGSDTGGSIRQPAAFCGVVGLKPTYGRVSRFGLVAFASSLDQIGPITRNVEDNARVLEIISGHDKMDSTSANVDVPAYTESLSGDVKGLKIAVPKEYLGEGVDPEVKASVEKALKVYESLGAEWEEVSLPHSKYAVATYYLLSSSEASANLARFDGVRYGVRSEQADNMIDMFKLSRSEGFGEEVKRRIMLGTFALSSGYYDAYYKKAQKVRTLIKNDFDKIFENYDVVIGPTTPTPAFKIGEKIKDPLTMYANDILTIPVNLAGVPGISVPCGFSEKGLPIGLQVIGKHFDESTVYRAAHAYEQATDFHTKRPQVGGADK; from the coding sequence ATGGCATTGTTTGACCATAGTATAAAACAATTGGAAAAAATGTTGAAAAATAAAGAGATTATCGCAGAAGATCTCGTTAATGCATCGTATGACCGGATTAATGAAGTCGAGGATGAAGTGCACGCGTTCCTGACGCTGGATGAGGAGAAGGCACGCATGCAGGCAAAAAAACTGGATGATGCTCCTGACACTGCATCAAGCTTGTTCGGAATCCCGGCCGGCATTAAGGATAACATCATGACAAAGGAATTGCGCACTACTTGTGGAAGTCAGTTTTTGCGTAATTTTGACCAACCTTTATACAATGCAACTGTTGTTGAAAAGTTAAATGCAGAAAAGGCAGTAACCATCGGCAAACTGAACATGGATGAATTCGCGATGGGTTCATCCAATGAAAATTCCAGTTTTGAGCCGACTCGTAACCCATGGAATACAGCTTATGTACCAGGCGGTTCAAGTGGTGGTTCGGCTGCTTCAGTTGCTGCGGGAGAGGTATTGTTCTCACTGGGATCTGACACAGGTGGTTCCATCCGGCAGCCAGCAGCATTTTGCGGTGTTGTCGGTTTGAAGCCTACATATGGACGGGTTTCCCGCTTTGGACTTGTGGCGTTTGCATCATCACTCGATCAGATTGGTCCGATAACCCGGAATGTGGAAGATAATGCACGCGTTCTTGAAATCATTTCCGGACACGACAAAATGGATTCCACCAGTGCAAATGTGGATGTTCCAGCTTATACTGAATCTTTATCCGGCGATGTAAAAGGCTTGAAAATCGCGGTTCCAAAAGAATACCTCGGTGAAGGTGTCGATCCGGAAGTAAAGGCATCCGTTGAAAAGGCATTGAAAGTATACGAGTCACTTGGTGCGGAATGGGAAGAAGTTTCGCTGCCGCATTCTAAATACGCTGTAGCAACCTATTATCTGCTTTCTTCATCTGAAGCTTCCGCTAATCTTGCCCGCTTTGACGGTGTTCGTTATGGCGTGCGTTCAGAACAAGCGGATAACATGATCGATATGTTCAAACTTTCCCGCAGTGAAGGATTCGGGGAAGAAGTGAAACGACGTATTATGCTTGGTACTTTTGCACTGAGTTCCGGCTACTATGACGCTTATTACAAAAAGGCACAAAAGGTTAGGACCCTGATTAAAAACGACTTTGATAAAATCTTTGAAAACTATGATGTAGTCATTGGACCAACAACACCGACGCCAGCATTTAAAATCGGTGAAAAAATAAAGGATCCGCTGACAATGTATGCAAACGATATTTTAACGATTCCGGTCAACCTTGCAGGCGTTCCGGGGATTTCCGTGCCATGCGGATTTTCAGAAAAAGGACTGCCAATCGGTTTGCAAGTTATTGGAAAACATTTTGATGAAAGTACTGTTTATCGTGCTGCACATGCTTATGAACAGGCTACTGATTTTCATACGAAACGACCTCAAGTGGGAGGTGCCGACAAATGA
- the gatB gene encoding Asp-tRNA(Asn)/Glu-tRNA(Gln) amidotransferase subunit GatB, which yields MNFETIIGLEVHVELKTDSKIFSPSPNAFGAEPNTNVNPIDLGYPGTLPVLNEEAVNFAMKAAMALNCEIATDTKFDRKNYFYPDNPKAYQISQFDKPIGENGWIEIEVNGEKKRIGITRLHLEEDAGKLNHQDNGYSLVDYNRQGTPLIEIVSEPDMRSPEEAYAYLEKLKNIIQYTGVSDCKMEEGSLRCDANLSIRPIGQEAFGTKSELKNLNSFAFVQKGLEFEEKRQEQVLLSGGEILQETRRYDEKTKETILMRVKEGSDDYRYFPEPDLVPLYIDEAWKERIRQQIPELPDARKERYIAELGLPEYDAGVLTSSKEMADFFQETVDHGAEIKQASNWLMGEVSGYMNKHQKELHDLEMTPKALSKMIKLIEDGTISSKIAKKVFAELVDKGGDPEKIVKEKGLVQISDESQLLPIITKVLDENEQSVTDYKNGKDRALGFLVGQVMKATKGQANPPMVNKILMSEMEKR from the coding sequence ATGAACTTTGAAACGATTATAGGACTTGAAGTGCACGTGGAATTGAAAACTGATTCGAAAATTTTCAGTCCAAGCCCGAATGCGTTCGGCGCTGAACCGAACACGAATGTTAACCCGATTGATCTGGGATATCCCGGCACGCTTCCGGTTTTAAATGAAGAGGCGGTTAACTTCGCAATGAAAGCCGCTATGGCATTAAACTGTGAAATTGCAACGGATACGAAGTTTGACCGAAAAAACTATTTCTATCCGGATAACCCGAAAGCATATCAGATTTCTCAGTTTGATAAGCCAATCGGGGAAAATGGCTGGATTGAGATTGAAGTAAATGGAGAGAAAAAACGGATTGGCATTACCCGGCTTCACCTCGAAGAAGATGCGGGAAAACTCAATCACCAGGATAACGGCTACTCACTGGTTGACTACAACCGCCAAGGCACACCGTTGATTGAGATTGTATCTGAGCCGGATATGCGCTCGCCGGAAGAGGCATACGCCTATCTGGAAAAACTGAAAAACATCATTCAGTATACAGGTGTTTCTGACTGTAAGATGGAGGAAGGTTCACTGCGTTGTGATGCCAACCTGTCCATCCGTCCAATCGGTCAGGAAGCGTTTGGTACCAAATCCGAGCTGAAAAACCTGAACTCATTTGCCTTTGTTCAAAAAGGACTGGAATTTGAAGAAAAGCGCCAGGAGCAGGTTCTGTTGTCCGGCGGCGAAATTTTACAGGAAACACGCCGGTACGATGAAAAAACAAAAGAAACGATCCTGATGCGTGTAAAAGAAGGATCAGATGATTACCGTTATTTCCCTGAACCGGATCTTGTTCCATTGTATATTGATGAAGCATGGAAAGAACGCATCCGTCAACAAATTCCGGAGCTCCCGGATGCACGTAAAGAAAGGTACATTGCCGAACTCGGATTACCGGAATATGATGCCGGTGTTTTGACCAGTTCCAAGGAGATGGCTGACTTTTTCCAGGAAACAGTTGATCACGGTGCTGAGATCAAGCAGGCTTCCAACTGGCTGATGGGTGAAGTCTCCGGCTATATGAATAAGCACCAGAAAGAATTGCATGATCTGGAGATGACACCAAAGGCCCTGTCCAAAATGATCAAACTGATTGAGGACGGCACAATTTCATCCAAGATTGCCAAGAAAGTTTTTGCGGAATTGGTTGATAAGGGCGGCGACCCGGAAAAAATTGTGAAAGAAAAAGGTCTTGTGCAAATTTCCGATGAAAGTCAGCTGCTGCCGATTATCACGAAGGTATTGGATGAAAATGAACAATCGGTAACCGACTATAAAAATGGGAAAGACCGGGCATTAGGATTTCTTGTCGGACAGGTAATGAAAGCAACCAAAGGACAGGCAAACCCGCCGATGGTGAATAAAATCCTGATGTCTGAAATGGAGAAGAGATAA
- a CDS encoding NAD(P)/FAD-dependent oxidoreductase, translating into MSEEKIYDLTIIGAGPIGLFTAFYAGMRNASVHMIDSMPEVGGQLAALYPDKYIYDVAGFPNIKAKDLVEQLYEQSKTFSPKLSLNESVKNVIQLEDGTFQIDTSGSSYFARSVIITAGAGAFQPRKLKVDRADQFEDRNLHYFVKKLEQFKNRRVLICGGGDSAVDWSLALEPVAKEVILIHRRDKFRAHEHSLSLLQESNVHIKTPYEVGKLVGNDKIEQVMLQEIKGENVHVLDVDDVIVNFGFVTSLGPLKDWGMETSKNAIYVNQQMETSIPGIFAAGDVCAYDGKPRLIATGFGEATIAVNHAKAMIDPKARLHVHSTHLFATAAP; encoded by the coding sequence ATGTCAGAAGAAAAGATTTATGATCTAACCATTATTGGTGCCGGACCGATTGGTTTATTTACTGCTTTTTACGCGGGAATGCGAAATGCATCAGTCCACATGATTGACAGTATGCCTGAGGTTGGCGGTCAGCTGGCAGCACTTTATCCTGATAAATATATTTATGATGTGGCAGGTTTTCCAAACATAAAAGCGAAGGATTTGGTCGAGCAGTTGTATGAGCAATCCAAAACATTCTCCCCGAAATTGAGTCTGAATGAGTCGGTTAAAAACGTGATCCAACTGGAAGATGGAACGTTTCAAATAGATACTTCCGGATCGAGCTATTTTGCCCGAAGCGTCATTATTACTGCGGGTGCCGGGGCATTCCAGCCGCGCAAACTGAAAGTCGACAGGGCAGATCAATTTGAAGACAGAAACTTGCATTACTTTGTTAAAAAACTGGAACAATTTAAGAATCGCCGCGTATTAATTTGCGGTGGTGGGGATTCAGCTGTCGACTGGTCGCTCGCACTTGAACCGGTTGCCAAAGAGGTTATCCTTATCCATCGACGTGATAAATTTCGTGCCCATGAGCACAGTTTGTCCTTACTGCAGGAATCCAATGTTCATATAAAAACACCGTATGAAGTGGGTAAATTAGTTGGAAATGACAAAATTGAACAAGTAATGCTTCAGGAAATTAAGGGGGAGAACGTACATGTATTAGACGTGGATGACGTCATTGTCAACTTTGGCTTTGTGACTTCTCTTGGTCCTTTGAAAGACTGGGGAATGGAAACATCCAAAAATGCGATTTACGTCAACCAACAGATGGAAACATCGATACCAGGCATTTTTGCAGCTGGTGACGTTTGTGCATATGATGGCAAGCCGAGGCTGATTGCCACAGGATTTGGTGAAGCAACCATCGCCGTCAATCATGCCAAGGCAATGATTGATCCAAAAGCAAGGCTGCATGTGCACAGCACACATTTATTCGCGACAGCAGCACCGTGA